From the genome of Candidatus Polarisedimenticolia bacterium, one region includes:
- a CDS encoding enoyl-CoA hydratase/isomerase family protein, whose product MLEGQRIGSVDRTGLMAIGHRVEKGVATLTLARPSARNALTLEMIEALHAELDRIEGDPSVRMVVLRGEGDHFCAGADIKELLRSIEAGTPQADHFLAREYALDLRLAKLAVPLVVVADGVTMGGGLGLAFGGYLVATPRTRFAMPESRIGFLPDIGATYELKRRLGPALARYFFWTADSFTGEEALRWGFAEALVAPEDIDALLESLGRAARGENGKRVNGSAGAVFLHARIAGGVPARQGRWTQRPARTADDARVRFARRHFERTAPPDVRASLERAARGADDTLERDWARETLAQVARRSPASIWACDLLLQLDYEAMAREAAEGSPSGRERLGYLRDALGRSEVEAAWLADEFRSMPRGLALACEYLFATALFRHPDFAEGARAFREKREPEFPSAGEPLGIHRALFRERAGWALLRHAARLARDAFWIEIARQELDWMKPPRQGHDDTAFPCVRWFGDGTLNASAEALDRWVERGRGAQPAFIWEGDRIDSERRPLEQRTISYGGLLREVQRCAAALRALGLRKGDSLVLYMPNTIETYAVQLAAARIGAVYHPVFAGFARQELSDRLHLMGARVLVTVDGAFRKGEVVQYKRDYVDPALRDFVPVDRAAALAGAALARHGADPDGAVLARFREVLADTITVEKSKARALLARELLARQASAAGPRHGEGEPAGDALPAAIDAAKAGADLEALLLSGGAGDAAAPRFIERLDRAAARLDRQAAIESGEILAEEEALPSRLQSALREFAAGLEQVPSAVRTVVVLRGLETRNEADWVAGRDLSYEEFLERAGAASSQAEPMGAEDPLFVMFTSGSTGKPKGVVHTHGGYLARLPFLLRVLFGLGRDQRILTVADPGWITGQSFACWGPLTYGMTSVLAGFVPVEDRLWSAIERYRVHFLKTGVTGIRASMGDDPGHIRAHDLSSLRHRSGDATLAALRNEIERHGRGLQPGHAGSRRRVALASLSRGVIDAHQSLWKGNPADWPAIFEEAIARAEARPVEDLLDPLRDRVRDLARDAAREERRYTSCSCAEPLDAAVQAWWEAHIGPMQNCWWRTEDGGPETGADPAAFAQSPDASARPLPWADLGVFVIRDDDGNPVPPRPAEPGEKGTVFVRHNPGIARGTWARPADGPGGGGDWRADPRFREIYHADVPGWHNTGDAAVARPDGALTFLGRDDEVLNVSGHRVGTQEIEGAVRAHAAVANVAAIGIPAEIKGDNPVLFVTLRAGQHATGLLDNQLREAVSEAKGSHVAPSSDFIFYVPGLPTTKSGKILRRFLKYAAALDRDLLGSILGRLRDERLRQGLAAGDRETLQALFPPLLRQGRTMHLGSVATVDRMGVLIDVLLSVARRRELDVDDIAAAGRLDVAAPAPAQDAAAGGESPACRPFEAAPGEIYALGRTDFRPGVDPLPLAQEAWAMVRDAHGRPVHGEPKEALRLVVEPAPRDPEPNEVIVQNLFGGSTHNVLHALLADPTSPFEWHRQPYHVLGSGAVCRVVLCGREVERQGLFSPGQLAITFPATYRALDPKVSEDAMHAGFEIQGFETPGGTLRPFDRLQATQLLPVPKGLTLEQAASFMLNLVTVYRALTRKLQLHPGQRLLVEGATGGTGAHAVDIGTMLGARVTGIVGSPARGRQALEAGASGFLDRNEARVKDLWKPVPDDPTGWSDWERSGTPLLEALRAANDGALADAVVSFTGRDAFGRLVQMLAPGGRLVFFGAFGGYCLRFLGKGQDRPDFPSGASSPVSTTPPGEMLERAGLRPGMGVLVHYGAGAAAPIARATAARVEDPLGLAAIQAALDRKARVVALTHSDAQSAFIHHEPSVGPRLLGTISLESLRRGSRFEWPDRMPDSDRDRKRYEHYETFTLKPLATAVGRLLRSPGETRGQPDLVVARGSEDTLAADLFMVRPFTGAVVYAESCARAYTLYAPQVWMRQRRILFPTFEILGTHMGNPQQGREVIDWIGQGLLPLRPPRVVEAREAPAAFQAMHENAAGGPFVVHLTAPGRGLTTEREIDERNGAIFFDEKYVTVRLDALPGRPEHLARVTLRGEAGRPPTLARDAVYQIGDAFRRLAGDRRVCAVVLTGEGSVAFLAGQDLRQLYDEVQDAGAALTIARDAQRIFDAIESFPRPVIAVVNGVALGGGHELLSCAHYRIAVRSSRVRVGQPEIELGIIPGFAGTQRLTRLLIDRLGIERGLGGALEMILNGRHYDVDEARALGLFEEVVEGNALQRACALAGEHARGADRPLAAAREGRLRARQAWRRPVDLPDQLLDGDVRLRHLLKQALDPGIGRGVPAVRAVEAVLHGLRHGFEAGCDREARLFASLVVDERHGRRGIRRFLDRREPAPLPPPRPRTLSADEGR is encoded by the coding sequence GTGCTCGAAGGCCAGCGCATCGGATCGGTGGACAGGACGGGACTGATGGCCATCGGCCACCGGGTCGAGAAGGGTGTCGCCACGCTGACCCTCGCGCGCCCGTCCGCCCGGAACGCCCTCACCCTGGAGATGATCGAGGCGCTGCACGCCGAGCTCGATCGGATCGAGGGGGACCCATCGGTCCGGATGGTGGTCCTGAGGGGAGAAGGGGACCATTTCTGCGCCGGCGCCGACATCAAGGAGCTCCTGCGCTCGATCGAGGCCGGGACGCCCCAGGCCGACCACTTCCTGGCGCGCGAGTACGCCCTGGACCTGCGTCTGGCGAAGCTGGCGGTGCCGCTCGTCGTCGTCGCGGACGGCGTCACGATGGGCGGGGGGCTCGGGCTGGCGTTCGGCGGCTACCTGGTCGCGACACCCCGGACCCGGTTCGCCATGCCGGAGTCGCGCATCGGCTTCCTGCCCGACATCGGGGCCACGTACGAGCTGAAGCGGCGGCTCGGTCCCGCCCTGGCTCGCTACTTCTTCTGGACCGCCGACTCGTTCACCGGCGAAGAGGCCCTGCGCTGGGGCTTCGCCGAGGCCCTGGTGGCTCCCGAGGACATCGACGCGCTGCTCGAATCGCTGGGCCGTGCGGCCCGCGGCGAGAACGGCAAGCGGGTCAACGGATCGGCCGGTGCCGTCTTCCTGCACGCGCGCATCGCCGGCGGAGTCCCGGCCCGGCAGGGCCGCTGGACCCAGCGTCCGGCCCGGACGGCGGACGACGCGCGGGTCCGTTTCGCCCGCCGTCACTTCGAACGAACCGCCCCGCCCGACGTTCGGGCGTCCCTGGAGCGCGCCGCCAGGGGGGCCGACGACACCCTGGAGCGCGACTGGGCGCGGGAGACCCTGGCCCAGGTCGCACGGCGCAGCCCGGCGTCCATCTGGGCCTGCGACCTGCTCCTGCAGCTGGACTATGAGGCGATGGCCCGCGAGGCCGCGGAAGGCTCGCCGTCCGGCCGGGAGCGGCTGGGCTACCTGCGCGACGCGCTCGGCCGGTCCGAGGTCGAGGCGGCGTGGCTGGCGGACGAGTTCCGGTCGATGCCGCGCGGCCTCGCCCTGGCGTGCGAGTACCTGTTCGCCACGGCCCTGTTCCGCCACCCCGACTTCGCCGAGGGGGCCCGGGCGTTCCGGGAGAAGCGCGAGCCGGAGTTCCCGTCGGCGGGAGAGCCTCTCGGGATCCACCGGGCGCTCTTCCGGGAGCGCGCCGGCTGGGCCCTGCTGCGCCACGCGGCCCGCCTGGCGCGCGACGCGTTCTGGATCGAGATCGCCCGTCAGGAGCTCGACTGGATGAAGCCGCCGCGGCAGGGGCATGACGACACGGCCTTCCCGTGCGTGCGCTGGTTCGGGGACGGCACGCTGAACGCCAGCGCCGAGGCGCTCGATCGCTGGGTGGAGCGCGGCCGCGGCGCGCAGCCCGCGTTCATCTGGGAGGGGGACCGCATCGACTCGGAGCGCCGGCCACTCGAGCAGCGGACGATCAGCTACGGCGGGCTTCTGCGCGAGGTGCAGCGCTGCGCCGCCGCCCTGCGGGCCCTCGGCCTGCGCAAGGGGGACAGCCTCGTCCTCTACATGCCGAACACCATCGAGACCTACGCCGTGCAGCTCGCGGCGGCGCGCATCGGCGCGGTCTACCACCCGGTCTTCGCCGGCTTCGCCCGTCAGGAGCTGAGCGACCGGCTGCACCTGATGGGGGCACGCGTCCTCGTCACCGTCGACGGCGCCTTCCGCAAGGGGGAGGTCGTCCAGTACAAGCGCGACTACGTCGATCCGGCCCTGCGGGATTTCGTGCCGGTCGATCGGGCGGCCGCGCTGGCCGGCGCGGCCCTGGCGCGCCATGGCGCCGATCCGGACGGCGCCGTCCTGGCCCGGTTCCGCGAGGTCCTGGCCGACACGATCACGGTCGAGAAGAGCAAGGCGCGCGCCCTCCTGGCCCGGGAGCTCCTGGCGCGCCAGGCGTCCGCTGCCGGCCCGAGGCATGGCGAGGGCGAACCGGCAGGCGACGCCCTGCCGGCGGCGATCGACGCCGCGAAGGCCGGCGCGGATCTCGAGGCCCTGCTCCTCTCCGGCGGTGCGGGCGACGCGGCGGCCCCGAGGTTCATCGAACGTCTCGACCGGGCGGCGGCCCGTCTCGATCGGCAGGCGGCGATCGAGTCGGGGGAGATCCTCGCGGAGGAGGAGGCCCTTCCGTCCCGACTTCAGTCGGCCCTGCGCGAGTTCGCGGCCGGTCTCGAACAGGTCCCGAGCGCGGTCCGCACGGTCGTGGTCCTGCGCGGTCTCGAGACCCGGAACGAGGCGGACTGGGTCGCCGGGCGCGACCTCTCCTACGAGGAATTCCTGGAGCGCGCCGGCGCCGCCTCCTCCCAGGCCGAGCCGATGGGCGCCGAGGACCCGCTGTTCGTGATGTTCACCTCCGGAAGCACCGGCAAGCCGAAGGGGGTAGTCCATACGCACGGCGGCTACCTGGCGCGGCTGCCGTTCCTGCTGCGCGTCCTGTTCGGCCTGGGCCGCGATCAGCGGATCCTGACCGTCGCGGACCCGGGCTGGATCACCGGGCAGTCGTTCGCCTGCTGGGGGCCCCTGACCTACGGCATGACCAGCGTCCTGGCGGGATTCGTCCCGGTCGAAGACCGGTTGTGGTCGGCCATCGAGCGGTATCGCGTCCACTTCCTTAAAACCGGCGTGACCGGCATCCGCGCCTCGATGGGGGACGACCCCGGGCACATCCGCGCGCACGACCTGTCGAGCCTGCGGCACCGAAGCGGCGACGCGACGCTGGCCGCCCTGCGGAACGAGATCGAACGGCACGGTCGGGGCCTGCAGCCCGGCCACGCCGGCAGCCGCCGGCGGGTCGCCCTCGCGAGCCTGTCTCGGGGTGTCATCGACGCCCATCAGTCCCTCTGGAAAGGGAATCCCGCCGACTGGCCGGCGATCTTCGAGGAGGCGATCGCCCGGGCGGAAGCCCGGCCGGTCGAGGATCTCCTCGACCCACTCCGGGATCGGGTGCGCGATCTCGCCCGCGACGCGGCGCGCGAGGAGCGGCGGTACACCTCCTGCTCCTGCGCCGAGCCGCTCGACGCCGCCGTGCAGGCCTGGTGGGAGGCGCACATCGGCCCGATGCAGAACTGCTGGTGGCGCACCGAGGACGGCGGCCCGGAGACCGGGGCCGACCCCGCCGCGTTCGCGCAGTCGCCCGACGCCTCGGCGCGCCCCCTTCCGTGGGCCGACCTCGGCGTGTTCGTGATCCGCGACGACGACGGGAACCCGGTTCCGCCGCGGCCGGCGGAGCCGGGCGAGAAGGGGACCGTCTTCGTGCGCCACAACCCCGGCATCGCCCGCGGGACCTGGGCCCGGCCGGCGGACGGCCCCGGCGGAGGCGGCGACTGGCGCGCCGATCCCCGCTTCCGTGAGATCTACCACGCCGACGTGCCCGGCTGGCACAACACCGGCGACGCGGCGGTCGCGAGGCCGGACGGCGCCCTGACCTTTCTCGGCCGGGACGACGAGGTCCTGAACGTCAGCGGCCACCGCGTCGGCACGCAGGAGATCGAAGGGGCCGTGCGCGCGCACGCGGCGGTGGCCAACGTGGCCGCCATCGGCATCCCGGCGGAGATCAAAGGGGACAACCCGGTCCTGTTCGTCACGCTGCGCGCGGGACAGCACGCCACGGGCCTGCTCGACAACCAGCTGCGCGAGGCGGTGTCCGAGGCCAAGGGGAGCCACGTGGCGCCGTCCAGCGATTTCATCTTCTATGTGCCCGGTCTGCCGACCACCAAGAGCGGCAAGATCCTGCGTCGCTTCCTGAAGTACGCCGCCGCTCTCGACCGCGACCTGCTGGGGTCGATCCTGGGTCGCCTGCGGGACGAGCGCCTGCGACAGGGGCTCGCCGCGGGGGACCGTGAGACGCTCCAGGCCCTGTTCCCGCCGCTCCTGCGGCAGGGACGGACGATGCACCTGGGAAGCGTCGCCACCGTCGACCGGATGGGGGTCCTGATCGACGTCCTCCTGTCGGTGGCCAGGCGGCGCGAGCTGGACGTGGACGACATCGCGGCGGCCGGCAGGCTCGACGTCGCGGCCCCCGCGCCGGCACAGGACGCCGCGGCCGGCGGCGAGTCGCCCGCCTGCAGGCCGTTCGAGGCAGCCCCCGGGGAGATCTACGCCCTCGGCCGGACCGACTTCAGGCCCGGCGTCGATCCGCTGCCGCTCGCCCAGGAGGCCTGGGCGATGGTGCGCGACGCCCACGGCCGGCCGGTGCACGGCGAGCCGAAGGAGGCTCTCCGGCTGGTCGTCGAGCCGGCGCCGCGCGATCCGGAGCCGAACGAGGTCATCGTCCAGAACCTGTTCGGAGGCTCGACGCACAACGTCCTGCACGCGCTTCTGGCCGACCCGACCTCGCCGTTCGAGTGGCACCGTCAGCCCTACCACGTGCTCGGCAGCGGCGCCGTCTGCCGCGTCGTGCTGTGCGGGCGGGAGGTCGAGCGGCAGGGGCTGTTCTCCCCCGGACAGCTGGCGATCACCTTCCCCGCGACCTACCGGGCGCTCGATCCGAAGGTCTCGGAGGACGCCATGCACGCCGGCTTCGAGATTCAGGGGTTCGAGACGCCCGGGGGGACCCTGCGCCCGTTCGACCGCCTGCAGGCGACGCAGCTCCTGCCGGTGCCGAAGGGGCTGACGCTCGAGCAGGCGGCGTCGTTCATGCTGAACCTGGTCACCGTCTATCGCGCGCTGACCCGCAAGCTCCAGCTGCATCCCGGCCAGAGGCTTTTGGTCGAAGGGGCGACCGGCGGCACCGGGGCGCACGCCGTCGACATCGGGACGATGCTCGGGGCGCGCGTCACCGGCATCGTCGGCAGTCCCGCCCGCGGCCGGCAGGCTCTCGAGGCGGGGGCCTCGGGGTTCCTCGACCGCAACGAGGCACGGGTGAAGGATCTCTGGAAACCGGTCCCGGACGACCCGACCGGCTGGAGCGACTGGGAGCGGAGCGGGACGCCTCTGCTGGAGGCGCTCCGTGCCGCCAACGACGGGGCGCTGGCCGACGCCGTCGTATCGTTCACCGGCCGGGACGCGTTCGGTCGCCTGGTCCAGATGCTCGCTCCGGGCGGCCGCCTCGTCTTCTTCGGCGCCTTCGGCGGCTACTGCCTGCGGTTCCTCGGCAAGGGGCAGGACCGGCCGGATTTCCCGAGCGGCGCCTCGAGTCCGGTCTCGACCACGCCGCCGGGGGAGATGCTCGAGCGCGCCGGCCTCAGGCCGGGGATGGGGGTCCTGGTCCACTACGGCGCCGGAGCGGCCGCGCCGATCGCCCGTGCGACGGCGGCCCGGGTCGAGGACCCGCTCGGTCTCGCGGCGATCCAGGCGGCGCTCGATCGGAAGGCGCGCGTCGTCGCCCTGACCCACAGCGACGCGCAGAGCGCCTTCATCCACCACGAGCCCTCGGTCGGCCCGCGCCTGCTCGGAACGATCAGCCTGGAGTCGCTGCGGCGCGGATCGCGGTTCGAGTGGCCGGACCGGATGCCCGACTCCGATCGCGACCGGAAGCGCTACGAGCACTATGAGACGTTCACCCTGAAGCCCCTGGCGACCGCGGTCGGTCGTCTGCTGCGCTCCCCCGGAGAGACGCGCGGCCAGCCGGACCTGGTCGTGGCGCGCGGATCCGAGGACACGCTGGCGGCCGACCTGTTCATGGTGCGGCCGTTCACCGGGGCCGTGGTGTACGCCGAGTCGTGCGCCCGCGCCTACACCCTGTACGCCCCGCAGGTCTGGATGCGCCAGCGGCGGATCCTCTTTCCGACCTTCGAGATCCTCGGCACCCACATGGGAAACCCGCAGCAGGGACGCGAGGTGATCGACTGGATTGGCCAGGGGCTCCTGCCGCTCCGCCCGCCGCGGGTGGTCGAGGCACGCGAAGCCCCGGCGGCGTTTCAGGCCATGCACGAGAACGCGGCGGGCGGTCCCTTCGTCGTCCACCTGACGGCCCCCGGCCGGGGCCTGACGACGGAGCGCGAGATCGACGAGAGGAACGGGGCGATCTTCTTCGACGAGAAGTACGTCACCGTTCGCCTCGACGCCCTGCCGGGCCGGCCGGAGCACCTGGCGCGCGTCACCCTGCGCGGCGAGGCCGGCAGGCCGCCGACTCTGGCGCGCGACGCGGTCTACCAGATCGGCGACGCCTTCCGTCGCCTGGCGGGGGACCGCCGCGTCTGCGCGGTCGTCCTGACGGGAGAGGGGAGCGTCGCCTTCCTGGCCGGCCAGGACCTGCGGCAGCTCTACGACGAGGTGCAGGACGCCGGCGCGGCCCTCACCATCGCCCGGGACGCCCAGCGCATCTTCGATGCGATCGAGTCGTTCCCGCGACCGGTCATCGCGGTCGTCAACGGCGTCGCCCTCGGCGGGGGCCACGAGCTGCTCTCCTGCGCCCACTACCGCATCGCGGTGCGCTCGTCTCGCGTCCGCGTCGGGCAGCCGGAGATCGAGCTCGGCATCATCCCCGGGTTCGCGGGCACGCAGCGCCTGACGCGCCTCCTCATCGACCGTCTCGGGATCGAGCGCGGACTCGGGGGGGCCCTGGAGATGATCCTGAACGG